The Pseudomonadota bacterium DNA segment TGGCCAAAGGTGTCATTGAATTTTTTAAAAAAATCAATATCCAGCATGGCAACCGTGAAACAACCGGGCAGTTTTAAAAATGATTCATTCAAGGCCCGGCGGGCGGGAAGTCCGGTAAGTTCGTCACGGAATGCCATACCGTAGGCGGATTCGATGACCGCGGCGATCAGCATCAGCCCGGCGGTGGAAAGAAGCAGATGCGCGGCGCCTGATTTTTCCTGAATCAGCGCGAAAAGAACCGCGATGATCGCCCAGAAAAATCCCATTTCAAATGTCCCTCTTTGCCTGGAATAGACCAGGGCAACAAGAATCAGAGAGATGAAAAAGGCAATCACGGCCTGTTGTTTAAGAATAAAGGAGCTGAAAAAGCTGATGCCGGGAATGGGTTGAAACAACAAGGGGTTCAATATTTCCGGGCGAAAGTGATATACAAGGAAGAGAATTGCGGGCAGGATGAGGATAAAGCAGATTCGCAGTATGCCGCGAACGGTGAAAATGCCGCGTTCTTTGAGAAGGGAAAGAATCGCAAGATTTATCGGGAGCAGGATGGAGACGCTGGTAAACACAAAAGACCGGTGGCTGCTTAAGATTTTACTCGGTTCGGACATTCCAAGGAGACGGTCGGCAAGGAAGAGCAGGGCAACGGCAAAGACCAGTCTGCTCCGGTTGAAGCGCCAACCGAAGAAGACCCCGGCGCCCAGGACCGCAATGGGAAAAAGCTTGAGCAGGATCGGGGTCCAGACTTCATGCATATACAGGCTGATGAGAAACAAGGCGGCAGCAAGAAGCAAACCGCCGGGCATGAACAGGGAGAGAAATATTCGAATCATCTATTTTCAGTAATATCCTTTTTAACTGCCTTTTAGCTGGAGGTTCTCGCAAAAGCCCGACCAGCAGAAGTATACAGTATGCGGCCGGGATTTATTAGTGAAATGATTGACAATGAATGCCACGACGAGCGTCAATTGAAGATTTGCCTGACGGTGTCCGCCAGTGTATGATGTGTGTTGGTTAAATTTTCATGGGTGTGCCCGGGCATTGTTGCCAGAAGTCATGACTTCTGCATCGCCAGGAGCTTTCAGGTTTTTAAAAAGATACGAGAATGTTTTCATGAGAGTTGTATCTGATGGCTGAAGACAACACGACAATTTTAAGCGTTGGGGCGGAATGCACGATTTCCGGGGCCCCGGAACCGCTTAGGAAAATCATTACAACAAAACTCACCTGCGAAAATCCGCAATACCGTGATGCCAAAAAATACGGGCGCTGGGTCGGCAAACGTTTAAAGCCACAGCTTTATTTTTTTCGAGAAGAGCCTGACGGCAGCCTGATCATTCCGCGGGGTTATGCCAGGCAGGCGGTGTATACCTGCAGGAACTATCTGGGGACGGAGCGCCTGCAGATCAAGGACCAGCGAAGAGAAGTCAAAAAGATAAATTTTACCTTTATCGGCGAGCTTCGACCATATCAGAAAAAAGCGCGGGATGAAGTCCTGCAGAACGAATTCGGCGTCCTGGAATCAGGGACCGGTTCCGGAAAAACCGTAATCGCCCTGGCTGTTATCGCTGCACGAAAACAGCCGACCCTGATCCTGGTGCACACCAAAGAGCTTCTTTACCAGTGGGTTGAAAAAATTCAGACCTTTCTGGACATGAGGGCCGGAATGATCGGCGACGGGCATTTTGATGTACAGCCCATAACCGTTGCCATCGTTAATTCGGCAAGAAGGCGGCTGCAGGATTTGCCAGGGCAATTCGGCCAGATCTGCGTCGATGAATGCCATCGGGTTCCTGCGACTCTTTTTACGGATGTGGTCACCGCCTTTGACTGCCGCTTCATGCTCGGCCTTTCCGCCACGGCCTACAGGCGTGACGGCCTTACCTGTCTGATTTATTATTATCTCGGCGAGCGCGCCTGGCGCATCGACCCGCAGGAGCTTGAAAGCTCCGGAGCCGTGCTGAAGCCGGAATTTATCCAGAAGGAAACCGGATTTACATATGTCTACCGCGGCGATTATCAGGATCTGATGAAGGCACTCACCGGCAGCAAAACTCGCAATCAGCGCATAATAGAGGATATATTGACTGAGGCGGAGAAGGGTCGGCGCACCGTGCTGGTGGTGAGTGACCGGGTGGCTCATTGTGAAGCCCTGGTCAAGGGGATTGCCGAGCGCGACATCAATGGACGTTTCAGGACCGCGATGCTCACCGGCAAGATGAAAGCCGATGAGCGCTCGCAGCTTGTCGAGGCGATTCATAATGGTGCAGTGGATATTCTTATTGCAACCCTCCAGCTTATCGGCGAAGGATTTGATTGTCCGGGATTGCGGGTGCTTATTCTCACCACGCCGATAAAATTTACCGGCCGCCTTCTCCAGGTTGTCGGAAGAGTCTTGCGGCCGGAACAAGGGAAAAAGCCTGTTGTTTATGATTATATCGACCAATGCGGACTTTTACAGAAATCCGCCAGGGAGAGAAGGCAGGTGTTTGAGGATGAGGAAGATATTCAGGAAATGCTGTTTTCTATGAGGGAATGATTTACAGCACGGAGTTTTCCCCTGTAAGATAAAAAGGCGTTTGATAAGGACAGCATTCCCGCCTGCTGAGATTGTCAGCGGTTCGGGGCCTTGTTTTTCCGCCACAGGGGCTGTGGTTCATACCGTTAAAAAA contains these protein-coding regions:
- a CDS encoding diguanylate cyclase produces the protein MIRIFLSLFMPGGLLLAAALFLISLYMHEVWTPILLKLFPIAVLGAGVFFGWRFNRSRLVFAVALLFLADRLLGMSEPSKILSSHRSFVFTSVSILLPINLAILSLLKERGIFTVRGILRICFILILPAILFLVYHFRPEILNPLLFQPIPGISFFSSFILKQQAVIAFFISLILVALVYSRQRGTFEMGFFWAIIAVLFALIQEKSGAAHLLLSTAGLMLIAAVIESAYGMAFRDELTGLPARRALNESFLKLPGCFTVAMLDIDFFKKFNDTFGHDVGDQVLCMVASRISKVSGGGKAFRFGGEEFTVLFPGKTVEDALPHLEFLREKIAETDFIVRGSDRKKNNASHRRKQAWIKKTASVTVSIGVAGQEKGKPQPQAMIKAADNALYKAKKQGRNRVVAG
- a CDS encoding DEAD/DEAH box helicase → MAEDNTTILSVGAECTISGAPEPLRKIITTKLTCENPQYRDAKKYGRWVGKRLKPQLYFFREEPDGSLIIPRGYARQAVYTCRNYLGTERLQIKDQRREVKKINFTFIGELRPYQKKARDEVLQNEFGVLESGTGSGKTVIALAVIAARKQPTLILVHTKELLYQWVEKIQTFLDMRAGMIGDGHFDVQPITVAIVNSARRRLQDLPGQFGQICVDECHRVPATLFTDVVTAFDCRFMLGLSATAYRRDGLTCLIYYYLGERAWRIDPQELESSGAVLKPEFIQKETGFTYVYRGDYQDLMKALTGSKTRNQRIIEDILTEAEKGRRTVLVVSDRVAHCEALVKGIAERDINGRFRTAMLTGKMKADERSQLVEAIHNGAVDILIATLQLIGEGFDCPGLRVLILTTPIKFTGRLLQVVGRVLRPEQGKKPVVYDYIDQCGLLQKSARERRQVFEDEEDIQEMLFSMRE